A stretch of the Cytobacillus luteolus genome encodes the following:
- a CDS encoding calcium/sodium antiporter, translating into MTYLLLLVGFGLLIKGADYFVDGASKIAQFLRVSPMLIGLTIVAFGTSAPEASVSFIAAFEGNSDVAIGNVVGSNIFNATFILGVTAVVFPLAVQNDTIRKEIPFALLAAVALLFLISDVQLQYADINLITRTEGIILLLFFAVFLYYVFEMARNNRSQVDENPVVTEKKTWVKNILLTIGGLAGIVFGGSLVVENSIEIALALGMSETLVGLTIVAVGTSLPELVTSITAALKKQTEIAIGNIVGSNIFNIFFILGASATIHPLAVDPKIFQDMWLMIIVSILLLFLSRTHFKISKKEGGFLAIIYIVYLAYIIFRN; encoded by the coding sequence ATGACTTATCTATTATTGTTAGTGGGATTTGGTTTGTTAATTAAAGGGGCAGATTATTTTGTTGATGGTGCCTCGAAAATAGCACAGTTTTTGAGGGTATCGCCGATGCTTATCGGTTTAACAATCGTAGCTTTTGGTACGAGTGCTCCGGAGGCTTCAGTTAGCTTTATTGCCGCCTTTGAAGGAAACAGTGACGTAGCAATTGGGAATGTCGTAGGAAGTAATATTTTTAATGCCACTTTCATTTTAGGGGTTACAGCAGTCGTATTTCCGTTGGCAGTACAAAACGATACCATCAGAAAAGAAATACCTTTTGCTTTGTTAGCAGCCGTTGCGTTATTATTCCTGATTAGTGATGTACAACTTCAATACGCAGACATCAATTTAATAACGAGAACGGAAGGTATCATTTTACTACTTTTCTTTGCTGTTTTTCTCTACTATGTCTTTGAAATGGCAAGGAACAATCGAAGTCAGGTTGATGAAAATCCAGTTGTTACTGAAAAGAAAACATGGGTGAAGAACATTTTGTTAACAATTGGAGGCCTTGCTGGAATTGTATTTGGTGGTAGCCTTGTTGTTGAAAATAGTATTGAAATTGCTCTCGCACTTGGAATGAGTGAAACTCTAGTCGGTTTGACGATTGTTGCTGTAGGTACATCTCTGCCTGAATTGGTAACTTCTATTACTGCAGCCTTGAAGAAGCAAACTGAGATAGCGATTGGGAACATTGTTGGCAGTAATATTTTTAACATCTTCTTCATTTTAGGAGCCTCAGCAACAATCCATCCATTAGCTGTTGACCCCAAAATTTTTCAAGATATGTGGTTAATGATCATTGTCTCTATTTTATTGCTATTCTTATCAAGAACACACTTCAAGATTTCCAAGAAAGAAGGAGGATTTTTAGCAATCATCTACATTGTCTACCTTGCTTATATTATCTTCCGAAATTAA